The proteins below are encoded in one region of Pseudophryne corroboree isolate aPseCor3 chromosome 8, aPseCor3.hap2, whole genome shotgun sequence:
- the LOC134948330 gene encoding POU domain, class 5, transcription factor 1.1-like, translated as MYGQQAYPPFTLTPGLMQEGFGGYPHPSQAYFFSAMKQNHVDLGVQALGEHPSHQVMSWNNVPQMEPSHPMNFGSPHQVRGESPGLLEKRKIKEESPETEGKGEEECPPAPPNTHYYPHCWSNPWLGSPSTQRSTPESNVYGTPAAGQSPNSPAETTTYSLESSRCNSAPTKKAAKKSSEAAVNLTAASSPGDMEEPLLLHDGEDVPDVPTQDDMEQFAKEMKRRRVSMGFTQADVGYALGVLYGQMFSQTTICRFESLQLSFKNMCQLKPLLHRWLDEAENNDNLQEMINRQQTWFQTTKRKRRTSIENLAKDSLEVYFMRNTKPNTQELAQIAQDLNMEKDVVRVWFCNRRQKGKRHVIDKEYKGYEMPHTIHPHMGVFSLPQEMMPQGYMSAPLGPAPTIYPPAFNHKNMFSQQLPNEMLLGNSMS; from the exons ATGTATGGTCAGCAAGCCTACCCTCCCTTCACCCTGACCCCTGGGCTGATGCAGGAAGGTTTTGGGGGTTACCCCCACCCCTCTCAGGCTTACTTCTTCTCTGCAATGAAACAGAACCATGTGGACTTGGGGGTCCAGGCCTTAGGAGAGCACCCTTCCCACCAGGTCATGTCCTGGAACAACGTTCCCCAGATGGAGCCCAGCCACCCAATGAACTTTGGCTCCCCGCACCAGGTAAGGGGGGAGTCCCCGGGGCTCTTGGAGAAGAGGAAGATAAAGGAGGAAAGCCCAGAGACTGAGGGTAAGGGAGAGGAGGAATGCCCCCCTGCCCCTCCTAACACCCACTATTACCCCCACTGCTGGAGTAACCCCTGGCTGGGGAGCCCCAGCACCCAGAGATCGACCCCGGAATCCAACGTGTACGGGACTCCTGCAGCCGGCCAAAGCCCCAACAGCCCGGCGGAGACGACCACCTACAGCCTGGAGAGCAGCCGGTGCAACAGCGCCCCCACTAAGAAGGCGGCCAAGAAGAGTAGTGAAGCAGCCGTGAACCTGACCGCGGCCAGCAGCCCGGGGGACATGGAGGAACCGCTGCTCCTCCATGATGGGGAGGATGTGCCG GACGTGCCGACGCAGGACGACATGGAGCAGTTTGCTAAGGAAATGAAGCGGAGGCGAGTGTCCATGGGCTTCACACAAGCTGATGTTGGATACGCGCTGGGCGTCCTGTATG GACAGATGTTCAGCCAGACAACCATCTGCAGGTTTGAGTCCCTCCAGCTGAGCTTCAAGAACATGTGTCAACTGAAACCTCTTCTGCATCGCTGGTTAGACGAAGCAGAGAACAATGATAACCTTCAAGAG ATGATCAATCGGCAACAGACTTGGTTTCAGACCACCAAGCGGAAACGGAGGACAAGCATTGAAAACCTAGCCAAAGACAGCCTGGAGGTCTACTTCATGAGGAACACCAAGCCTAACACTCAGGAACTGGCTCAAATCGCTCAGGACCTCAACATGGAGAAAGAT GTGGTCCGCGTCTGGTTCTGCAACCGGCGTCAGAAAGGGAAAAGGCACGTCATTGACAAAGAATATAAAGGCTACGAAATGCCACACACAATCCACCCTCACATGGGAGTCTTCTCGCTGCCACAGGAGATGATGCCCCAGGGTTACATGTCTGCCCCTCTGGGACCTGCACCTACCATCTACCCTCCTGCCTTTAACCACAAGAACATGTTCTCCCAGCAACTGCCAAACGAAATGCTGCTTGGGAACTCCATGTCTTAA